The following DNA comes from Pieris napi chromosome 18, ilPieNapi1.2, whole genome shotgun sequence.
AAGAAAAAAGCAGGCCGATGCTCTCCGAGCCGGTCTGTGTGAACGGACCCTAAtgtgtttaaaacaaaatggtgGAAAATATCGATGTAGATTTCTTTATTTCGGGCCGAAACACATAAGCGCGTTGCGGCGCCGCGCCGCTGAAATCGGCAGTGCGCTATAGCGGTGCGGCGCCGCAACGCACGACGTGAATTCCAGCGTTATGACGTCATACTTGTTGACAAGGATGCAGTTTGTTTCTAAGGCCAGCCGTACACGGACTGCTTCAAGCAGTTATGACCGACTGCTTGAAGCCGCGACCGCGCGGTGAACTATAGCCATTCATTCGCTGCCGTACACACGACTGCTCGAGCAGTCGCGACCGCTTCAAGCCGTCAACTACATGATGAAATTCCATCGTGCTGTCGACTGCTCGCGAGCAGTCGCGAGGCATACACTGACTGCTCGAGCCGTCGGCGGCTCTAGAGCAGTCGACAGCTCTACGACCTCCCCCTCCCTTCTCTTCTGGCCTCGCGGCGTTTAGTGTCTCTCTGTCTGAATCCATGACTAGACTGCGGTAGAAATtcaactgctcgagcggttgGTAGAGACAGCTCGAGCAGTCAACAACCGACTGCTCAAGCAGTCAACGCCGAccgctcgagcggtccgtgtacgTCGGTCAGCCGTTAACTGCTCGAGCAGTCCGTGTACGCCCGCTCTAACACTCTTGCAAACAACACGTGTCAACCGAGAagcagttttaaaattaaaatgtctgaCGTTGACGTCGATCTGTTTATATCTTCGGTTCAGGAACACCGTTGTTTGTGGGATACTAGTGACGAAACCTATAaagacaaatttataaaacaagaaGCATGGAAAAGCATTTGTGAGATCGTTTATGTTGATTACAAGGAAAAAAACTCAACCGAAAAATCAAAACTGGGTAAGTAGTAACATATAGTCTTAGGcaatgatattttaaactaaagatAAGTTATGTTCATAGtaatttacgttttaaatCTGTTCCTGTGTTTAAATCATTACCTCCCAGCAAtccaaaacacacacacatttgCAAGTTTTACTGATAAGCAAACCAAAAGATATGAAATAAAACGCAATTGAAAGAGATAGCTATAATTTTAAtggtattatttgtattttgaacTGAGTAGGTATACGAACattcatattttgtttaattgccAACTTAGGGCGCCAACATCACTGGAAaagtaattacaaaaatcattCCGTATTAGATGTGggcttaaattattttcatttgctGTGGGCAAATGCAACATTTGCAGATCAGAATCATCAAAGATAATGTCATCGGTCGCTTGTACTCCATCTCGATTCAAAACAAAGTTGTGCATTACACAACATGCCTTGATAATGTCTGTCGCAAATTCGTATTGCACATTCATAGATCGATGAAATATGCGCCATTTATTGGCTAGGATGCCAAAAGCGCACTCGACATATCTTCGGGCACGACTCAGTCGATAATTGTAAACTCTTTGTTGTACCGACAAATGTTTTCCTGAGTAAGGGCGCATGACGTTATTCGAAATTGAGAATGCTTCATCtcctacaaaaacaaatggaGTTTCATTTTGAGAACCTGGTAAAGGCTTTGGTACAGGAATAGGTAATTTGCGTGTCATAATCAAATCATAAAGTTTAGAGTTCTGGAAAACGGTGGAGTCACTTTCCTTGCCATACGCTCCTATATCGACAAAAATGAATCTATATCTAGAATCTACAAGAGCTAATAAAACTATTGAATTATAGCCcttataattgtaaaacagTGATCCACTGTGCGCAGGACATGTAATACGGACATGTTTACCATCAAGAGCTCCTATGCAGTTAGGAAAATTTGCTTTCTTGTCAAACTCAATAGCGACATCTTCTAGAACCTGTTTTGTTATAGGAGGTATATTTTGACTTGATAGATGTTTCCATATGGCGCGACAAACTGTCCTTACAATTTTTGCTATTGTACTTGCTCCTCGGAAGTAATTCGTATGCATGGTTTTAAAGTCACTGCCGGTTGCTAGAAatctaaaatgaaataataattagtaggcaaataataaaataatacaaatgtaGGTATAATCAAACTCAAACCGCGCAGGTAATAGTGTTGCTAAAGGAATAGATTTTCAAAGATAGACAGGTAGTTTTTCAAAGAAGtactcaataaatattttacattatggTTGTTCTAGGCAAAGTCAATCAGTTTTTAACTTGCCTAAGTCAAGAAAAAGCAGAAAATTATTCTTTTTCGGCGGCCAGccatttatatgaaattggaTGGACCGAAAGTACTTATGAAAGttatatcaaattttatatgtagtATAAATGGAATCTAGGGAATTTTAGtctttattactatttttcaCTTGTGAAGTTTTTTGTTGCAGGTAATGATTTAGTCAAGAAGTGGAAGGccataaaagataattttgctaaatataaaaaaaaactaaaagatgCCAATCGATCAGGAGCTGGAGCTgcaaaaattaaagaatatcacttgaataaacaattacagtTTTTGAAAAAGGTTTCACAAAATGCAACTGATTCCAGTTTATGCGTAGCGGAAGGAGATATTGAGAATGAAATAACGGCATTGCCTCGTTATAAAAGTCAACCACGAAAACGAAAGGCAGATGATAAGGATGATATTGAAGAAGATTTATtggcaatattaaaaacaccgGAGAATAGACATTTGCATTTTTTCAAGGGGATTTTACCATCTCTACAATCGTTAAATGAGAATCAAACATTGATATTTCAAAGTCGGGTGCTTCAAATATTAACCGACATTCTTCAACCTTCAATTCATCAAAATACACATCACGGCTATAATCAAGAATATCAGCATCAGGGTTACAATCAAGGATATTCAACTATGAGATACGATAATACGGTTCAGAGTGGCTACCACACTTCTACTCCTGGAAGTTCGATTACTGAACAGAGGACTACCTCATCATCAAACCAACAACGTCCAATAAATTCACCATTTTTACTGGACGAAACGTCAGCTACTTCCTATGTTTCACAAGATGAGGAGtttgatttttcttaaattgatcattacattttttaaggcCTATTAAAGTATTCTTAAagtaagaaaattgtataatgCAAAAAGCTTAATTTGATTCTGTCTTGTTTCATTTGAACCTGGCTTTGTACCACTAGGTACCCCCAAACCATGAACACTAGTGATGCAAAATTTTTATCGACACCCCGCTAGTACCACAGGTGTATAAAGCCAGGGgtacaaataaaactaaacatttgATTCCGAGTGCCATaaacatcaataaaaaaaaataagaaacctATTTGTTTTACCTTAAAGTTAAGCCCAGCATTTCCAAAGCAGTAACTGGTTTTcttcctttattttttttcttctgtatatattttgataactcGCTTAATAGCTCTTCAAATGATGATATACTCATTCTAAAGTaggcaacaaattttttttcgtctATCTTTAATGCTTCgtattttttagaaaagaaCTCGCCATTTGGATTCATACCCTTACTTAATGGATGTATCCAGTATCTTCTTTGCCGTATTTTTAAGATAGAATAATGTCttcttaataacaaataagcaATAAGTTTATTACGATCCATCGCAGAGAGACGTCTATCCACACTCAAAAATCACGAGAAAATGGTTGCCCTACCATAATGCCCTGTTTCGCGACGCCGCAACGCGGCAACGCAACTGCCGATTTTGGCGTTGCGGCGCCGCAAAAATAAGCAGTTTGCGTTATGTGTTTCGGCCCTTCGTTAGTGGAGGCACGTACAGTGCTCTGGGACAAGACAAATGACAATTATAAggacaaacatttaaaaacagaaGCGTGGAAAGATGTTTGCCGAAACATTTTTGAATCATTTGATGACAAGGACATTATGCCCCGTATTCATGGGAAACATTTGTTGAGCAACAAAGTTGAATCAACGTGTTGCGGAGTTGCTGTCAACATGTTGCTGGCAACACTGCGTGTTGCAGAGTTGACAGCATCATGTTGACAAGCTCTCGCCCGACAAGCGTAAACATCAGTTTAGCGACAATTGTTGACGTGTGTGGACGAGTTTGCAACAGTTTATAAACATGGCAGTAGTGTGGagcaatgataaaataatgcaattaatagaattatttcaaTCAAAACCATTATTATGGGattgttctataaaacaatacaaagaTAGAAACAAAAAGAACGATGCATTCGAAGAAATTTCTCAAGTCCTAAATATACCCAAAAAAGACGTAGAAACTAAAATACATGTACTGCGTACTCATTTTACTAGAGAGAAAAAAAAGATGTCGGCAAAAAAAACTACAGGCAGCGGCGCAATAGAAAAATGTAAATGGATTTATTACGAGCCATtggaatttttgttatgtggtGCAACTACTTCTGGTGAAACGGATACTATGAATAAAACAGTaagttgtttttgtatataattgttttatactattgtctgtaaaattattacaattacgcTACATTATTTTGCCATGGAACTCTTCCCTCTGGAGTTATAAAGTAATCGGCAAACTGTTCTCTAATACAAAGAGCTGATTGTGATGCAGGCCTGCCCCGTCTTTGCAAATCAATCATAGGAAACGAACTTAGTTCCCTTCGCCAAGAACCTTCTAATAGGTTACCTTCAGAGTCTTCAAAATCAAAAGTTTGTGGAGGTGTATATATGGATCTGGAAACTGAGTTACGTCTTAAgaagttatgtaaatatacaCAAGCAATTACCACGAGTTCACAATTGGCTGGTTTTAACGGAATAGGTTTAGTGAATACACGGAACACCACACATAAAATGccaaaaacattttctataaTCCTCCTAGCTCTTGATAGTCTGTAATTGAATATACGCTTTTTGTTCCCACGTTCATGAATGCCAGGATATGGTTTCATGATGTTCTCCGT
Coding sequences within:
- the LOC125058509 gene encoding uncharacterized protein LOC125058509; this encodes MSDVDVDLFISSVQEHRCLWDTSDETYKDKFIKQEAWKSICEIVYVDYKEKNSTEKSKLGNDLVKKWKAIKDNFAKYKKKLKDANRSGAGAAKIKEYHLNKQLQFLKKVSQNATDSSLCVAEGDIENEITALPRYKSQPRKRKADDKDDIEEDLLAILKTPENRHLHFFKGILPSLQSLNENQTLIFQSRVLQILTDILQPSIHQNTHHGYNQEYQHQGYNQGYSTMRYDNTVQSGYHTSTPGSSITEQRTTSSSNQQRPINSPFLLDETSATSYVSQDEEFDFS
- the LOC125058500 gene encoding protein ALP1-like, which produces MDRNKLIAYLLLRRHYSILKIRQRRYWIHPLSKGMNPNGEFFSKKYEALKIDEKKFVAYFRMSISSFEELLSELSKYIQKKKNKGRKPVTALEMLGLTLRFLATGSDFKTMHTNYFRGASTIAKIVRTVCRAIWKHLSSQNIPPITKQVLEDVAIEFDKKANFPNCIGALDGKHVRITCPAHSGSLFYNYKGYNSIVLLALVDSRYRFIFVDIGAYGKESDSTVFQNSKLYDLIMTRKLPIPVPKPLPGSQNETPFVFVGDEAFSISNNVMRPYSGKHLSVQQRVYNYRLSRARRYVECAFGILANKWRIFHRSMNVQYEFATDIIKACCVMHNFVLNRDGVQATDDIIFDDSDLQMLHLPTANENNLSPHLIRNDFCNYFSSDVGALSWQLNKI